In the genome of Flavobacterium panacagri, one region contains:
- a CDS encoding protein-disulfide reductase DsbD family protein, protein MKKIFLFIAIFFAISNLTAQIYDPVSFTTSVKEIGENKYTLSIIAKIDKGWHIYSQNVPSGGPAPTSFTFPKSKNYKTIGSVVEPAGHEVDDPVFNMRIKYFADKAIFTQNIERKTNDAFTVDAVIFFMVCNDNSCLPPGEKEVKFTFKKSDVPVKSEELASTAAEAKNADLPAKDESITKQDTTNNTTNSVSIAGKDTPETINNAAKTSTGKTVPEESLWTLFFFSFLGGLAALFTPCVFPMIPMTVSFFTKQSKTKAAGIRNAIMYGIFIIVIYVILGSLVTAIFGADALNALATNVVFNIVFFLLLLVFALSFLGAFEIVLPSSWLTKIDQKSEMGGAFGIFFMALALAVVSFSCTGPIVGTLLVQAASQAGIAPIVGMLGFSLAIALPFALFAAFPGWMNSLPKSGGWLNSVKVVLGFLELALAFKFLSNADLVLQLHLLEREVFLAIWIAIFTVLAFYLFGKIQLSHDSPVTHISVGRLSLGIIVLAFVVYMIPGLWGAPLQYISGFPPAKQYSESPNGFGNVVTQNNEKTALPEGAESGPNGIPTFHDYEEGLAYAKKVNKPIMIDFTGYACVNCRKMEERVWPDPKVLNVLNNDVVLISLYVDDKRPLAKEEQVVSKITGKVLKYTGQKWSELQILKYKTNAQPYYVLMDHQENDLSKPSAYNPDIKAYYEWLQEGVRNFKK, encoded by the coding sequence ATGAAAAAAATATTCCTTTTTATCGCAATATTCTTTGCGATAAGCAATCTTACTGCCCAAATTTACGATCCCGTTTCATTTACCACTTCAGTAAAAGAAATAGGAGAAAACAAATATACTTTGAGTATAATTGCTAAAATTGATAAAGGCTGGCATATTTATTCTCAGAACGTTCCTTCTGGAGGACCAGCTCCGACAAGTTTTACTTTTCCAAAGTCTAAAAACTACAAGACAATAGGTTCTGTAGTCGAGCCTGCAGGACATGAAGTAGACGATCCTGTTTTTAATATGCGAATTAAATACTTTGCAGATAAAGCCATTTTTACACAAAATATCGAAAGAAAAACAAACGATGCTTTTACTGTTGATGCCGTAATATTTTTTATGGTCTGCAACGATAACAGCTGTCTGCCTCCAGGAGAAAAAGAAGTAAAATTTACATTTAAAAAATCGGATGTACCGGTTAAAAGCGAAGAATTAGCCAGTACAGCTGCAGAAGCAAAAAATGCTGATTTGCCTGCAAAAGACGAATCAATTACTAAACAGGATACCACAAACAACACAACAAATTCTGTTAGCATTGCTGGCAAAGACACTCCTGAGACTATAAATAATGCAGCAAAAACTTCGACAGGAAAAACAGTCCCTGAAGAAAGTTTATGGACGCTATTTTTCTTCAGTTTTTTAGGAGGTCTTGCGGCTTTGTTTACCCCTTGTGTATTCCCGATGATTCCAATGACGGTAAGTTTCTTTACCAAACAAAGTAAAACCAAAGCGGCCGGAATTAGAAATGCTATCATGTACGGCATTTTTATTATCGTAATTTATGTGATTTTAGGAAGTTTGGTTACAGCGATTTTTGGAGCCGATGCACTAAATGCTTTAGCAACCAATGTCGTTTTCAATATTGTATTTTTCCTGCTTTTATTAGTTTTTGCCTTGTCCTTTTTAGGCGCTTTCGAAATTGTATTGCCAAGTTCATGGCTGACTAAAATTGATCAGAAATCAGAAATGGGTGGTGCTTTTGGTATTTTCTTTATGGCATTGGCATTGGCTGTTGTTTCGTTTTCTTGTACAGGGCCAATTGTCGGGACTTTATTAGTTCAGGCGGCAAGTCAGGCAGGAATTGCTCCCATTGTCGGAATGCTTGGTTTTTCATTAGCGATTGCATTGCCGTTTGCCTTGTTTGCCGCTTTTCCAGGTTGGATGAATTCACTTCCAAAATCAGGAGGCTGGTTAAACTCCGTTAAAGTGGTTTTGGGCTTTTTGGAATTGGCTTTAGCCTTTAAATTCTTAAGCAACGCCGATTTAGTTTTACAATTACATTTATTAGAAAGAGAAGTATTTCTGGCCATTTGGATTGCCATTTTCACGGTATTAGCTTTTTATTTATTTGGAAAAATACAATTGTCACATGATTCGCCTGTAACTCATATTTCTGTTGGAAGACTGAGTTTAGGAATTATCGTTCTGGCATTTGTGGTGTATATGATTCCGGGACTTTGGGGTGCTCCGTTACAGTATATCAGTGGTTTTCCGCCGGCAAAACAATACAGCGAATCACCAAATGGCTTCGGAAATGTTGTAACTCAAAACAATGAAAAAACAGCATTGCCAGAAGGCGCAGAAAGCGGTCCAAACGGAATTCCGACTTTTCACGATTATGAGGAAGGTTTAGCTTACGCGAAAAAAGTAAACAAACCCATAATGATAGATTTTACAGGATATGCCTGTGTAAACTGCCGTAAAATGGAAGAACGTGTCTGGCCGGATCCAAAAGTTTTGAATGTTCTAAATAATGATGTGGTTCTGATTTCTTTATATGTTGATGATAAAAGACCACTTGCAAAAGAAGAACAGGTTGTTTCTAAAATTACAGGTAAAGTCTTAAAATACACAGGACAAAAATGGAGTGAACTTCAGATTCTAAAATACAAAACCAATGCCCAGCCATATTACGTTTTAATGGATCATCAGGAAAATGATTTGAGTAAACCATCGGCTTATAATCCAGATATAAAGGCATATTATGAGTGGCTTCAGGAAGGAGTCCGGAATTTTAAAAAGTAA